A genomic stretch from Lathyrus oleraceus cultivar Zhongwan6 chromosome 2, CAAS_Psat_ZW6_1.0, whole genome shotgun sequence includes:
- the LOC127123545 gene encoding uncharacterized protein LOC127123545, with the protein MVTGVGRVLQSKKLTPHFIGPFQILHRVGEVAYRVALPPYISNLHNFFHVSQLRKYILDPSHVIQLDVVQVIENLTVETLPLRIEDREVKHLRDKEIASVKVSWGGSIGGSVMWELESHMRESYPELFQLGK; encoded by the exons aTGGTAACTGGTGTTGGACGTGTGTTGCAGTCTAAGAAACTTACGCCGCATTTCATTGGTCCATTTCAGATTCTTCATAGGGTAGGGGAGGTGGCCTATCGAGTTGCATTACCACCATATATTTCAAATCTTCATAATttttttcatgtgtctcagttgaggaagTACATTCTTGATCCGTCTCATGTGATCCAGTTAGATGTTGTGCAAGTTATAGAGAACTTGACGGTTGAGACTTTGCCGTTGAGGATTGAGGATCGTGAAGTGAAGCACTTACGAGACAAGGAGATCGCTTCAGTGAAGGTTTCTTGGGGAGGTTCTATTGGTGGCAGTGTGATGTGGGAGCTCGAGAGTCATATGAGAGAGTCTTATCCAGAGCTTTTCCAGTtag GAAAGTGA